One segment of Nostoc flagelliforme CCNUN1 DNA contains the following:
- the opcA gene encoding glucose-6-phosphate dehydrogenase assembly protein OpcA, with protein sequence MPTQTSTIFSLQAPKDISLDEIDTELNQIWQSYGITGQDGGLPSATRATTFTLVVYEPEETQYLLAALGFYNGPIDGILGPQMVAALREFQKKHSLPESGTATPETLTVLREEFAKGQRSGSGGEHPAAGLSSGSPRIADEIALRNPCRIIALFPIAGEDEGVKAQVSAYCPIQKQSSSTLICCEYITLSGTAAALERIGGMIPALLIGGLPKFLWWKATPDPNNGLFKRLAAVCNNVIVDSCNFNNPESDLLRLEELVETGVPLADLNWRRLASWQELTAEAYDSPNRRAALKEIDRVTIDYEKGNPAQALLFLGWLASRLQWQPVSYEKESGDYDITRIRFIAQEQRQVEAELAGVPVADVGDIVGDLIALRLSSTNPQADCGTVICSETGGCMRMETHGGAQSAGLFQQVTSLSEQKAEALLSQQVQRWGRESLFEESLGVTANIFKLAN encoded by the coding sequence ATGCCTACCCAAACTTCTACAATCTTCTCACTCCAAGCGCCAAAAGATATTTCGCTTGACGAAATAGATACGGAACTAAATCAGATTTGGCAAAGTTACGGTATTACTGGCCAAGATGGTGGACTTCCCAGTGCTACTAGGGCAACTACATTTACTTTAGTGGTCTACGAACCAGAAGAAACTCAGTATTTGTTGGCTGCTTTGGGATTTTACAACGGCCCAATTGATGGAATTTTAGGGCCACAGATGGTGGCAGCATTGCGGGAATTCCAAAAGAAACATAGTCTGCCAGAAAGTGGAACAGCAACACCAGAAACTCTAACTGTATTACGAGAAGAATTCGCTAAAGGTCAGCGAAGCGGGTCTGGAGGAGAACATCCTGCTGCTGGGTTAAGTAGCGGTAGCCCCAGAATTGCCGATGAAATCGCTCTCCGCAACCCCTGCCGCATCATTGCGCTATTTCCCATTGCTGGCGAAGATGAAGGGGTTAAGGCTCAAGTTTCTGCCTATTGCCCCATCCAAAAGCAATCGTCAAGCACACTTATCTGCTGCGAATACATCACTCTCAGTGGAACTGCTGCTGCCTTAGAACGCATCGGTGGTATGATTCCAGCTTTGTTGATTGGCGGTTTGCCGAAGTTTCTCTGGTGGAAGGCAACACCAGACCCTAACAACGGTCTATTCAAGCGCCTAGCAGCAGTCTGCAATAATGTGATTGTAGATTCTTGCAACTTTAACAACCCAGAAAGTGATTTACTCCGCCTAGAAGAGTTGGTAGAAACGGGTGTACCTTTAGCTGACTTGAACTGGCGTCGCCTCGCATCATGGCAGGAATTGACAGCTGAGGCTTACGACTCACCTAACCGTCGCGCCGCCCTCAAAGAAATTGACCGCGTTACGATTGATTATGAAAAAGGCAATCCTGCCCAAGCTTTGCTGTTTTTGGGTTGGCTGGCAAGTCGGTTGCAATGGCAGCCAGTTTCTTATGAAAAGGAAAGCGGTGATTACGACATCACTCGCATCCGTTTTATTGCTCAAGAGCAGCGACAAGTAGAAGCCGAGTTAGCAGGAGTTCCGGTTGCTGATGTAGGCGATATTGTTGGTGACTTGATTGCCTTACGCCTCAGTTCGACAAATCCCCAGGCAGACTGTGGTACAGTTATCTGCTCAGAAACTGGTGGTTGTATGCGGATGGAAACCCACGGTGGCGCTCAATCTGCCGGTCTGTTTCAACAGGTAACTTCACTTTCAGAACAAAAGGCAGAAGCTTTGCTGAGTCAGCAGGTGCAACGCTGGGGCCGCGAGTCACTTTTTGAAGAAAGCCTGGGAGTGACAGCAAATATTTTCAAATTAGCGAATTAA
- a CDS encoding cobyrinate a,c-diamide synthase: protein MSVIIAGERSGVGKTTVTLTLLASLRRSDRLVQSFKVGPDYIDPMFHQHVTGLPCRNLDPVLTSEAYVQQCFARHSQLSEYALVEGVMGLFDGIGHGAWDTCTERRRSMGHGQEKQKSTNFASTAHIARLLDLAVVLVIDCSRLSGSVAAIAHGYRSFDPRIKIAGVVLNRVGSDRHLSLLKDSLEPLQLPILGVLRRQDNITIPDRHLGLVPTAELPELNALINRLADLGDTCFDWQRLLPLLKSEPLPSTDAINRVSPYSPSPSFPVRIAVARDRAFNFYYQDNLDLLQQLGAELVFWSPLEDAAIPKDVQGMYFGGGFPEVFAQQLAENTSVRDGVKTAILQGMPAIAECGGLMYLCEQIIDFEGKSWSMTGVLPTSAVMGGRLTLGYRRAVALQDNLLVKANTTVYGHEFHRSHLTLPPTQPLFETSRYDCDENMGCEGWGLPANIHASYIHLHWGESEEIPQQFLKECLKVAPS from the coding sequence ATGTCTGTAATCATTGCTGGAGAACGTAGTGGGGTGGGCAAGACAACAGTTACGCTCACCCTTTTAGCATCTTTACGTCGTAGCGATCGCCTGGTGCAATCTTTCAAGGTAGGCCCAGACTACATTGATCCGATGTTTCATCAACACGTAACTGGTCTTCCTTGTCGCAATTTAGACCCTGTACTGACTTCGGAAGCCTACGTTCAGCAATGTTTTGCTCGTCATAGCCAACTGAGTGAATATGCCCTAGTGGAAGGGGTAATGGGGTTATTTGATGGAATAGGGCATGGGGCATGGGACACTTGTACTGAGCGGCGTCGAAGTATGGGGCATGGGCAAGAAAAGCAAAAATCAACTAACTTTGCAAGTACGGCACATATTGCAAGGCTGTTAGATTTAGCTGTGGTGTTGGTGATTGATTGCAGTCGTTTATCTGGTTCTGTAGCTGCGATCGCTCACGGCTATCGGTCTTTTGATCCCCGAATTAAAATAGCTGGGGTAGTATTAAATCGCGTGGGGAGCGATCGCCATCTTTCTCTACTGAAAGATTCTCTTGAACCCTTACAATTACCTATTCTCGGTGTGCTGCGGCGTCAAGATAACATCACAATTCCTGATCGCCATTTAGGTTTAGTCCCCACAGCAGAACTTCCCGAACTCAACGCTTTAATTAATCGTCTTGCCGATTTAGGAGATACTTGCTTCGATTGGCAACGCTTATTACCTTTATTAAAATCAGAACCACTCCCCAGTACAGACGCGATTAATCGCGTCTCTCCCTACTCCCCATCCCCCTCATTCCCAGTCAGGATTGCAGTAGCCCGCGATCGCGCTTTTAATTTCTACTACCAAGACAATCTTGATTTGCTGCAACAGCTTGGCGCAGAACTGGTTTTCTGGAGTCCCTTAGAAGATGCTGCAATACCAAAAGATGTGCAGGGAATGTATTTTGGGGGAGGTTTCCCAGAAGTTTTTGCCCAGCAACTAGCAGAAAATACCAGCGTTCGTGATGGAGTGAAAACAGCAATTCTTCAAGGAATGCCTGCGATCGCTGAATGCGGAGGATTAATGTATTTATGTGAGCAAATTATCGATTTTGAGGGAAAATCTTGGTCAATGACGGGAGTTTTACCCACATCTGCTGTAATGGGTGGGCGTTTAACTTTAGGCTATCGTCGTGCAGTAGCTTTGCAAGATAATCTGTTAGTGAAGGCAAATACAACTGTTTACGGACATGAGTTTCATCGTTCCCATTTAACCTTACCTCCTACTCAGCCCCTATTTGAAACTTCTCGCTACGATTGTGACGAAAATATGGGATGCGAGGGATGGGGTTTACCTGCAAATATTCACGCTTCTTATATTCATCTGCACTGGGGGGAAAGTGAAGAAATTCCCCAGCAGTTTCTTAAAGAATGTCTGAAAGTAGCACCTTCATGA
- a CDS encoding GNAT family N-acetyltransferase has translation MPTDAVILRLEKVTEQHAEILYSYISNPHLYEYLEEQIPTLMEVKQKFKFAALEKSPDNETMIWLKWVAITPQNQHVGVVEIGIFDDQYAEIGFMTFVGFQNRGYANIYNSLAIAETQRRFSLSTLHASVNQYNIASRKVVERLGFQLHKINRNAEFVKDKPSDEFIYRLTF, from the coding sequence ATGCCAACAGACGCGGTAATCTTGCGCCTAGAAAAGGTTACGGAACAACACGCCGAGATCCTGTACTCGTATATAAGCAACCCACATCTGTACGAATATCTTGAGGAGCAAATCCCAACCCTCATGGAGGTTAAACAAAAATTCAAGTTTGCCGCGCTAGAAAAATCACCCGATAACGAGACTATGATCTGGCTGAAATGGGTTGCGATAACTCCCCAAAACCAACACGTTGGTGTTGTCGAGATAGGTATTTTTGATGATCAATATGCGGAAATCGGCTTTATGACATTTGTTGGTTTCCAGAACCGGGGATACGCTAACATCTACAATTCTCTAGCCATCGCCGAAACCCAACGACGCTTTAGCTTATCCACACTACACGCGTCGGTAAACCAGTACAATATTGCCTCCCGTAAAGTGGTCGAGAGGCTTGGGTTCCAATTGCACAAAATCAATCGAAACGCAGAGTTTGTTAAAGACAAACCTTCTGATGAATTCATTTACCGCTTGACCTTCTGA
- a CDS encoding Crp/Fnr family transcriptional regulator, producing MLTSVDRLLFVRRVPIFKELRDDFIVRLTSVMNELSFPANYTIFRQGEEGRSLYIVVSGRVKVHIGNKQLAEVEQGKYFGEMAVFDTQPRSASATTLEPCEFLELTQEQLYDAIEETPEIAVNIIRELSRLIRRLNDDMNVSNLR from the coding sequence ATGCTAACCAGTGTTGACCGTTTATTATTTGTCCGGCGAGTCCCAATTTTTAAGGAATTGCGGGATGATTTTATTGTGCGGCTCACTTCAGTAATGAACGAATTGTCATTTCCAGCTAATTACACAATTTTTCGCCAGGGAGAAGAAGGGCGATCGCTCTATATTGTTGTGTCAGGCCGAGTTAAAGTTCACATCGGTAATAAACAACTTGCAGAGGTAGAACAGGGAAAATACTTTGGTGAGATGGCAGTATTTGATACTCAACCTCGTTCCGCCAGCGCAACTACTTTAGAACCTTGTGAATTTTTAGAACTGACACAAGAGCAGCTGTATGATGCGATCGAAGAAACTCCTGAAATTGCCGTGAATATCATTCGTGAGTTATCCCGTCTGATTCGCAGATTGAATGACGATATGAATGTGTCGAACTTACGTTAA
- a CDS encoding cadmium resistance transporter, which yields MSWLISTLIIGISVAFATTFDDNLYLTAFFGKVNRSFRPKHIIIGEYLGFTTLVFASLPGFFGGLIIPSTWIGLLGLLPIAIGISNLISREAEEETVQAVSIDLTSPVKSGHQKKSLLATIRDPQTYRVSAVTIANGGNNIGIYVPLFASSNLPSLGVILAVCYFTVGVWCLLSYNLTRNPLMAPVLTRYGRKIFPFVLITLGLSILIKSETYRLLPSLAMLSH from the coding sequence ATGAGTTGGCTAATTAGTACATTAATTATTGGAATCTCTGTAGCTTTTGCAACCACCTTTGATGATAATTTATATTTGACAGCTTTCTTTGGAAAGGTCAATCGCAGCTTTCGTCCTAAGCATATTATTATCGGTGAATATCTTGGATTCACTACCTTAGTCTTTGCTAGTCTCCCTGGTTTCTTCGGCGGTCTGATTATTCCCAGCACCTGGATTGGATTACTAGGTTTGCTTCCCATCGCCATTGGTATCAGTAATCTCATCAGTCGAGAAGCGGAAGAAGAGACAGTGCAAGCTGTGTCAATTGACTTAACCTCTCCTGTCAAATCTGGACACCAGAAGAAATCACTATTAGCAACCATACGTGATCCGCAAACCTATCGCGTTTCTGCTGTCACCATTGCCAATGGAGGAAACAACATTGGGATCTATGTACCGTTATTTGCCAGTAGCAATCTTCCAAGTTTAGGTGTAATTCTAGCTGTTTGCTATTTCACTGTTGGGGTGTGGTGCTTACTGTCTTACAACCTGACTCGTAATCCTCTCATGGCTCCCGTTTTAACTCGCTATGGTCGGAAAATCTTCCCCTTTGTCTTAATTACCTTGGGACTCTCTATCTTAATTAAAAGTGAAACATATCGGCTTTTACCTAGTCTGGCAATGCTTTCCCATTAG
- a CDS encoding pentapeptide repeat-containing protein, whose translation MNKPNPKKLTQWIVTAVFLVLVIGFSLLDQQAVKAQTLTPSIPTESELAPVISPVTSPMESVTAPVISPVTSPIVSVAENVRRLLQTNECVGCNLTGAMLKDANLQAANLEGANLQNADLERANLQQTNLQGANFQGADLGKVNLLGANLVGANLFDADLEKANLLGANLQTANLQGADLEKTNLTNANIQGVNLMGADLEDAIRPEGFTVQ comes from the coding sequence ATGAATAAACCAAATCCAAAAAAATTAACTCAGTGGATCGTAACAGCAGTATTTCTGGTACTTGTAATAGGATTTTCGCTCCTTGACCAGCAAGCAGTTAAAGCTCAAACACTAACACCATCTATACCTACGGAATCTGAACTAGCTCCAGTAATATCTCCGGTTACATCGCCAATGGAGTCTGTTACTGCCCCAGTAATATCTCCGGTTACATCCCCAATAGTGTCTGTAGCAGAAAACGTTAGACGTTTATTACAAACCAATGAATGTGTCGGATGTAATCTGACTGGAGCAATGCTAAAGGACGCAAATCTGCAAGCGGCAAACTTGGAGGGTGCTAACTTACAAAATGCAGACTTAGAAAGGGCTAACTTACAGCAAACAAATTTACAAGGGGCAAACTTTCAAGGAGCAGATTTAGGCAAGGTAAACCTTTTGGGAGCAAACCTTGTGGGAGCAAACCTATTTGATGCAGACCTAGAGAAAGCCAACTTGTTGGGAGCAAATCTGCAAACGGCTAATCTACAGGGTGCAGACTTGGAAAAGACAAATCTTACAAATGCAAACATCCAAGGGGTTAACCTGATGGGGGCTGATTTGGAAGATGCTATCAGACCAGAAGGATTCACTGTTCAGTAA
- the iscB gene encoding RNA-guided endonuclease IscB produces MSKVLVIDQRKRPLDPVHPAQARQLLRSKKAAIYRQFPFTLILKESRTGTPVLPLRLKIDPGAKVTGIALVNDSSALVVFVAELKHRGFAIRDALTSRRQLRRGRRARKTRYRQPRFLNRTRPEGWLAPSLQSRVDNIETWVKKLRQFAPIEAISQELVRFDMQLMRNPDIQGNEYMQGTLQGFETREFLLEKWNRQCAYCDVKDVPFQIEHIFPKARGGSNSITNLTLSCEKCNIKKGVKDIKGFLKKDPSRLEKSLKQAKRPLADAAAVNTTRFALLNVLKSTGLPVETGSGGLTKFNRSQQNIPKSHWADAAAVGKSTPELIVKGVKPLLIAANGHGSRQSCRTDKFGFPNRHVPRDKIHFGFQTGDIVRAVVTSGKKIGSYVGKVAIRSSGSFNISTKNGLVQGISHKFCLRIHAKDGYSYAY; encoded by the coding sequence ATGTCCAAAGTACTTGTCATTGACCAAAGGAAACGTCCATTAGATCCTGTCCATCCGGCACAGGCACGACAGTTATTAAGAAGCAAAAAGGCAGCAATTTATAGACAGTTTCCATTCACACTCATTTTAAAAGAATCACGTACTGGAACTCCTGTATTACCTCTAAGGTTAAAAATTGACCCTGGCGCTAAAGTAACAGGAATTGCATTAGTCAACGACTCAAGCGCATTGGTCGTATTCGTGGCTGAATTGAAGCATAGAGGGTTTGCAATTCGAGACGCTTTAACGTCTAGGCGGCAGTTAAGACGTGGTAGACGTGCTAGAAAAACTCGTTACAGGCAACCAAGATTTTTGAACAGAACCCGTCCAGAGGGATGGTTAGCACCTAGCTTACAAAGTCGGGTCGATAATATCGAAACTTGGGTTAAAAAGCTTCGTCAATTTGCACCAATTGAGGCTATTAGTCAAGAGTTAGTTCGCTTTGACATGCAATTAATGCGTAACCCTGATATCCAGGGAAACGAATATATGCAGGGTACGCTCCAAGGTTTTGAGACTCGTGAGTTCTTGCTTGAAAAGTGGAATAGGCAATGCGCTTATTGTGACGTGAAGGATGTTCCTTTCCAGATTGAACACATTTTTCCAAAAGCTAGAGGCGGGTCAAACTCAATCACAAACCTGACGCTGAGTTGCGAAAAATGCAATATCAAGAAAGGAGTCAAAGATATCAAAGGCTTCTTGAAAAAAGACCCATCAAGGTTAGAAAAAAGTTTGAAACAAGCTAAAAGACCATTAGCTGATGCGGCAGCAGTAAACACAACTAGATTTGCATTGTTGAATGTTTTAAAATCAACTGGGTTGCCAGTAGAAACAGGCTCTGGTGGTTTAACTAAGTTTAATCGTAGTCAGCAAAACATACCGAAAAGCCACTGGGCTGATGCTGCTGCTGTTGGTAAGTCAACCCCTGAATTGATTGTTAAAGGCGTTAAGCCATTATTGATTGCGGCTAATGGACATGGTTCTAGACAGTCATGTAGAACCGATAAGTTCGGCTTTCCAAATCGACATGTACCTAGAGATAAAATACATTTTGGCTTTCAAACTGGTGACATTGTTAGAGCAGTCGTTACCAGTGGTAAAAAGATTGGTAGTTATGTTGGGAAGGTAGCTATTCGTTCGTCGGGCAGTTTCAATATTTCCACTAAAAACGGATTAGTTCAAGGAATATCACACAAGTTTTGTCTTCGTATTCACGCAAAAGATGGTTACTCGTATGCATATTAA
- the recJ gene encoding single-stranded-DNA-specific exonuclease RecJ codes for MPEQQQWTIAATEQPPEWFIQAVKQHTPASTGIYAAQLLWQRGIKDHQQLAAFINYKAYQPASAFEFGQEMHLAIARLQQAYNIKEKIAIWGDFDADGITATSVLWDGLGQFFKQNTQLIYYIPNRLKESHGLNNQGIDNLAKQGCKLIVTCDTGSTNIEEIIYAKQLGIDVIVTDHHTLPAERPPVAAIINPRYLPREHQLFNLSGVAVAYKLVEALYQSLPNIAKHPLEDLLDLVAVGLIADLVQLSGDCRYLAQMGIQRLQADFQQPVAARRRPGVGRLLELCQKSGDRPTDISFGLGPRINAVSRIQGDASFCVELLTSRDAKRCNELAEVTELANTRRKSLQKDVQAQVAQKLTQLDLSTTSVIVLEDAQWPAGVLGLVAGQVAQETGRPTILLSTEGSGELGVGSGEEDSAPTPLARGSARSVNSVDLYQLVKDQAHLLHRFGGHPFAAGLSLLVENIPLFTAAINQQLRQSLGSTTLTPTVQADLTVTVADLGKELFLELKLLEPCGMGNPVPKLLIQNCWFENSWHRNQQDWQGKKVQYIKTEFDIRDDSSRSAFPGIWWGHYKDELPIGRCDCIAELDYNTFKKRYEIRLIAVRPSVNSALSTRNSPLILDWRNFTTPHSPLPTPPLLLEDCPTNWDDLRAWLRRCLTISSSQQLAIAWSKPNLQPPNQIWLTLVGIAKYLSRTNQLVTRVQLLEKIGITDQTLLVGIKALKYLGFTVKRQDRYLQITWHPSDNAENLAEAAVERFLAAVREEQFQREYFAEVPLSTIVAIASSDNYMGTNF; via the coding sequence ATGCCAGAACAACAGCAGTGGACTATAGCAGCAACCGAACAACCCCCGGAGTGGTTCATCCAGGCGGTGAAACAGCATACACCCGCATCAACTGGAATATATGCAGCACAATTGTTATGGCAACGGGGAATTAAAGATCATCAACAATTAGCAGCTTTTATTAACTACAAAGCTTATCAACCAGCGAGTGCGTTTGAGTTTGGGCAAGAAATGCACTTAGCGATCGCCCGGTTGCAACAAGCATATAACATCAAAGAAAAAATTGCCATTTGGGGAGACTTTGATGCTGATGGTATTACCGCCACATCTGTTCTTTGGGATGGATTGGGGCAATTTTTTAAACAAAATACTCAGTTAATTTATTACATTCCCAATCGCCTAAAAGAATCTCACGGACTCAATAATCAAGGGATTGATAACCTCGCAAAACAAGGTTGCAAATTAATTGTTACTTGCGATACAGGCAGCACAAACATTGAGGAAATTATCTATGCCAAACAACTAGGCATAGATGTAATCGTTACAGACCATCACACCTTACCTGCCGAACGTCCACCCGTCGCAGCAATTATTAATCCTCGTTATTTGCCCAGAGAACATCAGCTGTTCAATCTTTCTGGGGTAGCGGTAGCTTATAAGTTAGTGGAAGCATTATATCAAAGTCTGCCTAATATTGCAAAACATCCGTTAGAGGATTTATTAGATTTAGTAGCAGTAGGATTAATTGCCGACTTAGTGCAGTTAAGTGGAGATTGTCGCTATTTAGCACAGATGGGAATTCAACGACTGCAAGCAGATTTTCAACAGCCAGTAGCAGCGCGTCGGCGTCCGGGGGTGGGGCGATTATTAGAATTGTGCCAAAAAAGTGGCGATCGCCCCACAGATATTTCCTTTGGTTTGGGGCCAAGAATTAACGCCGTTAGCCGCATCCAAGGCGATGCTAGTTTTTGCGTTGAATTATTAACTAGTCGGGATGCCAAACGTTGTAACGAACTAGCCGAAGTTACAGAACTCGCAAACACCCGCCGCAAATCTTTGCAAAAAGATGTGCAAGCGCAAGTAGCACAAAAACTTACTCAATTAGACTTATCAACCACCAGCGTCATCGTCCTAGAAGATGCCCAATGGCCTGCGGGCGTCTTGGGCTTAGTTGCTGGACAAGTAGCACAAGAAACAGGTCGCCCGACTATTTTGTTAAGTACGGAAGGGAGTGGGGAATTGGGAGTAGGGAGTGGGGAAGAAGATTCCGCCCCTACTCCCTTAGCAAGGGGTTCCGCCCGTTCGGTGAATTCTGTCGATTTATACCAACTGGTAAAAGACCAAGCACATTTGTTACATCGCTTTGGGGGACATCCCTTTGCAGCAGGTTTGAGTTTGTTAGTGGAGAATATTCCTTTATTTACAGCCGCGATTAATCAGCAGTTGCGTCAATCTTTAGGTAGTACAACCCTAACGCCAACCGTGCAAGCAGACTTGACGGTAACAGTAGCAGACTTGGGGAAAGAGTTATTTTTAGAACTGAAACTGCTAGAACCTTGTGGAATGGGTAATCCTGTTCCGAAGTTGTTAATTCAAAACTGCTGGTTTGAAAATTCTTGGCATCGCAATCAGCAGGATTGGCAAGGGAAAAAGGTACAGTACATTAAAACCGAGTTTGATATTCGGGATGATTCCAGCAGAAGTGCTTTTCCTGGTATATGGTGGGGACACTACAAAGATGAATTGCCCATAGGAAGGTGTGATTGCATAGCAGAATTAGACTATAACACCTTCAAAAAACGTTATGAAATTAGATTAATTGCCGTGCGTCCCAGTGTTAACTCAGCACTTAGCACTCGGAATTCCCCACTCATCTTAGACTGGCGTAACTTCACCACTCCCCACTCCCCACTCCCCACTCCCCCGCTCTTGCTTGAAGATTGTCCTACAAATTGGGATGATTTACGCGCGTGGTTGCGGCGATGTCTAACGATAAGTAGTTCGCAACAATTAGCGATCGCTTGGTCTAAACCCAACCTCCAACCACCCAATCAAATTTGGCTGACTCTTGTAGGAATTGCCAAATATCTTAGTCGCACAAATCAACTAGTTACCCGCGTCCAACTTTTAGAGAAAATCGGCATCACCGACCAAACCTTACTTGTAGGCATCAAAGCTTTAAAATATTTAGGGTTTACAGTCAAACGACAAGACCGTTATTTGCAAATCACCTGGCATCCTAGCGATAATGCAGAAAACTTGGCTGAGGCAGCAGTGGAACGATTTTTAGCTGCTGTCAGAGAAGAACAATTTCAGCGAGAGTATTTTGCTGAAGTTCCTTTATCTACTATTGTGGCGATCGCAAGTTCCGACAATTATATGGGTACAAACTTTTAA
- a CDS encoding GNAT family N-acetyltransferase translates to MSSFDETEAIYVRELGIDDIAPIYHLGEGLFTSDLYPYLYRTWDEWEVIGLYNTDPEYCLVAETDGELAGFILGTIITKASWTYGYILWLGVSPKYQRRGVADKLVDKVVARMIEDGARFMLVDTDPTNTSALKFFNRKGFGNIRQHIFLSMNLSKHEYYGRLIDYEHQKAERAGYKRSRPAIRARKPDSVANEVVLNPLVNESQTTEDQSPI, encoded by the coding sequence ATGTCAAGCTTTGACGAAACTGAAGCGATTTATGTCCGCGAATTAGGAATTGATGACATTGCTCCCATTTACCACTTGGGAGAAGGGTTATTTACCAGCGATTTATATCCTTATTTATACCGCACTTGGGACGAATGGGAGGTGATTGGACTTTACAACACCGATCCAGAATACTGTCTTGTAGCGGAAACAGATGGAGAATTAGCAGGATTCATTTTGGGAACCATTATCACTAAAGCATCCTGGACTTACGGTTACATTTTATGGCTGGGAGTTAGCCCGAAGTATCAACGTCGGGGAGTTGCAGACAAGTTAGTTGATAAAGTCGTCGCCCGGATGATTGAAGATGGGGCGCGGTTTATGCTGGTAGACACTGATCCTACCAATACTTCAGCGTTAAAGTTTTTTAACCGCAAAGGTTTTGGTAATATCCGCCAGCATATTTTCTTGTCGATGAATTTAAGCAAACATGAATATTATGGCAGATTGATTGATTACGAACACCAAAAAGCTGAGAGAGCAGGTTACAAGCGATCGCGTCCAGCAATTCGCGCCCGTAAACCCGATAGCGTCGCCAATGAAGTAGTCCTAAATCCCCTAGTGAATGAATCTCAAACAACCGAGGATCAATCTCCTATTTAA
- a CDS encoding PD-(D/E)XK nuclease family protein — protein MLSTPTQLLRLSQGQLNLLEACPRKFQHTYLEQLNSPSNPEREERQTMGSRFHLLMQQREMGLPIDSFLQADAKLQSWMLAFADAAPEILTPASDNQTFRESEHYRTLQVQDYLLTVVYDLLIADNQQAQILDWKTYPKPPNKRKLESNWQTRLYLYVLAETSDYLPENISMTYWFVQSEGKPQNIKFNYNTVQHTQIAKKLNQLLSQLTIWLENYQNNQQFPQVVEGSKTCDYCQFAKRCDAYGGKLRTQVTEEAVKDSLPNFDSIQEVSLNPIL, from the coding sequence ATGCTGTCAACTCCCACTCAACTACTGCGACTGTCTCAAGGACAACTTAACTTACTAGAAGCTTGTCCGCGTAAATTCCAACATACCTATCTAGAACAACTAAATTCGCCCTCAAATCCAGAACGAGAAGAACGGCAAACTATGGGTAGTCGCTTTCACTTGCTAATGCAGCAGCGAGAAATGGGTCTGCCAATTGATAGTTTCCTGCAAGCAGATGCTAAACTGCAAAGCTGGATGCTAGCTTTTGCTGATGCAGCCCCAGAAATTTTAACGCCTGCATCTGATAATCAAACTTTCCGTGAAAGTGAACACTACCGAACTCTGCAAGTTCAGGATTATTTGCTGACGGTTGTCTATGATTTATTGATTGCAGATAACCAACAAGCGCAAATTCTCGACTGGAAAACTTATCCTAAACCACCCAATAAACGCAAGTTAGAATCCAACTGGCAAACACGGCTTTATCTGTATGTATTGGCAGAAACTAGCGACTATTTGCCAGAAAATATTTCGATGACTTATTGGTTTGTCCAATCTGAGGGTAAACCGCAAAATATTAAATTTAATTACAATACTGTTCAACACACACAAATAGCAAAGAAACTTAATCAATTATTAAGCCAGTTAACTATTTGGCTGGAAAATTACCAAAACAACCAGCAGTTTCCTCAAGTGGTGGAGGGTAGCAAAACCTGTGATTATTGTCAGTTTGCCAAACGGTGCGATGCCTACGGCGGTAAACTACGCACACAAGTTACTGAAGAAGCAGTGAAAGATTCATTGCCCAATTTTGACAGCATTCAAGAAGTCTCACTCAACCCTATACTTTAG